In Thermomonas paludicola, the following are encoded in one genomic region:
- a CDS encoding FKBP-type peptidyl-prolyl cis-trans isomerase N-terminal domain-containing protein has product MKLRLIAASVAALTLTAGIASAQSKPAAAPAKPATPAAASAANSAAMPVVDKTHASYAFGWQLGQELASGGEPIDIATVVRGVQDAFAKKQPAYTEQQLGTAYAGFQKRLEIKAQEAFRRALADNEAQSVDFVGKFKAQPGVITLPSGIMYRVAKAGTGAKPGATSEVQIAFRSFLAAVGVPLSGVQTPPPFKAADAPIPALKETLPLMQQGAVWEVVIPPGKGLGGGQNEQFAKQAVAMQIELGAVK; this is encoded by the coding sequence ATGAAGTTGCGTTTGATTGCTGCCAGCGTGGCGGCCCTGACCCTGACCGCCGGCATTGCCTCGGCGCAGTCCAAGCCGGCGGCAGCTCCTGCGAAGCCGGCAACTCCAGCCGCCGCCTCGGCCGCCAATTCGGCGGCGATGCCGGTGGTCGACAAGACCCATGCCAGCTACGCCTTCGGGTGGCAGCTGGGCCAGGAACTGGCAAGCGGCGGCGAGCCCATCGATATCGCCACCGTGGTGCGTGGCGTGCAGGATGCCTTCGCCAAGAAGCAGCCGGCTTACACCGAGCAGCAATTGGGCACGGCCTATGCCGGTTTCCAGAAGCGTCTTGAGATCAAGGCGCAGGAAGCCTTCCGCAGGGCGCTGGCCGACAACGAAGCGCAGTCGGTCGATTTCGTCGGCAAGTTCAAGGCGCAGCCGGGCGTGATCACGCTGCCCAGCGGCATCATGTACCGCGTGGCCAAGGCGGGCACCGGCGCCAAGCCGGGCGCGACCAGCGAGGTGCAGATCGCGTTCCGCAGCTTCCTGGCCGCGGTTGGCGTGCCGCTCAGCGGCGTGCAGACGCCGCCGCCGTTCAAGGCTGCCGATGCGCCAATCCCGGCGCTGAAGGAAACCCTGCCGTTGATGCAGCAGGGCGCGGTGTGGGAGGTGGTGATCCCGCCGGGCAAGGGCTTGGGTGGCGGTCAGAACGAGCAGTTCGCAAAGCAGGCCGTGGCCATGCAGATCGAGCTGGGCGCGGTGAAGTAA
- a CDS encoding sulfurtransferase encodes MAGWTTVVQADIFSMALNRSDVAILDCRFSLLDPALGEQEWRRGHLPGAIYANLERDLSDMSRQGQGRHPWPEQRAFLDKLMQWGIEPTTQVVAYDGSDGALAARLWFLLRTLGHEKVAVLDGGWSRWVSQGLPTTSQPRAPMTSQYRAEFDQSRLLDADGVQAHLEQGKLLLDARAPARFRGDEEPLDRVAGHVPGAVNRPYAQNLGEDGRFKTPMQLADEYRALLDGRDPADVAVMCGSGVTACHDLLAMERAGLRGAKLYTGSWSGWITDASRPVATGG; translated from the coding sequence ATGGCTGGATGGACAACCGTGGTGCAGGCAGACATCTTTTCGATGGCACTGAACCGCTCTGACGTGGCCATCCTGGATTGCCGGTTCTCGTTGCTGGATCCCGCGTTGGGCGAACAGGAATGGCGGCGCGGGCATCTGCCGGGCGCGATCTACGCCAATCTGGAGCGCGACTTGTCCGACATGTCGCGGCAAGGGCAGGGGCGTCATCCGTGGCCGGAGCAACGGGCGTTCCTCGACAAACTCATGCAGTGGGGGATCGAGCCGACCACGCAGGTGGTGGCCTACGACGGCAGCGACGGCGCCCTGGCGGCGCGCCTGTGGTTCCTGTTGCGCACACTGGGCCACGAAAAAGTGGCGGTGCTGGATGGCGGCTGGTCGCGCTGGGTGTCGCAGGGCTTGCCCACCACCTCGCAGCCGCGCGCGCCGATGACCTCGCAGTACCGGGCCGAGTTCGACCAGTCGCGGCTGCTGGATGCCGATGGCGTGCAGGCCCATCTGGAGCAGGGCAAGCTGCTGCTGGATGCGCGCGCGCCCGCGCGTTTCCGCGGTGATGAGGAGCCGCTGGATCGCGTGGCCGGGCATGTGCCCGGCGCGGTCAATCGTCCCTATGCACAGAACCTGGGCGAAGACGGTCGCTTCAAGACGCCGATGCAGCTGGCCGATGAATACCGCGCGCTGCTCGATGGCCGCGATCCGGCCGACGTGGCGGTGATGTGCGGCTCCGGCGTCACCGCCTGCCACGACCTGCTGGCGATGGAACGTGCCGGGTTGCGCGGGGCAAAGCTCTATACCGGTTCCTGGAGTGGCTGGATTACCGATGCGTCGCGGCCGGTGGCGACGGGAGGCTGA
- the arsC gene encoding arsenate reductase (glutaredoxin) (This arsenate reductase requires both glutathione and glutaredoxin to convert arsenate to arsenite, after which the efflux transporter formed by ArsA and ArsB can extrude the arsenite from the cell, providing resistance.), producing the protein MDNAGQHVEIWHRPTCGNSRGALELIRAAGIEPVIVDYVNHPPSKARLRQAIADAGLRVREAIRSKEPEYAALGLDDPALSDDALLDALVATPLLINRPFVFTARGVRLCRPPEQVLGLL; encoded by the coding sequence ATGGACAACGCAGGCCAGCACGTGGAAATCTGGCATCGCCCCACGTGCGGCAATTCGCGTGGCGCGCTGGAATTGATCCGCGCGGCGGGGATCGAGCCGGTGATCGTGGACTATGTCAATCATCCGCCGAGCAAGGCGCGGCTGCGCCAGGCGATTGCCGACGCCGGCCTGCGCGTGCGCGAGGCGATCCGCAGCAAGGAGCCGGAATACGCCGCTCTGGGGCTGGACGATCCGGCGCTGTCGGACGATGCCTTGCTGGACGCACTGGTGGCCACGCCGCTGCTGATCAACCGGCCGTTCGTGTTCACCGCCCGGGGCGTGCGCCTGTGCCGGCCGCCGGAGCAGGTGCTCGGCCTGCTCTGA
- a CDS encoding enoyl-CoA hydratase/isomerase family protein: MSLIDTTIHGHVHELRLARAPVNALNPELCNAITHALRDAVGNGAQGIVLAGGPKVFSAGLDVPYLLSLGTDQDSLLQAWAAFFTAARTLASSPVPVVAAMAGHAPAGGCVLALCCDYRIMADGPFRIGLNETQVGLVAPEGIQALLARAVGAHRAERLLVAGAMPEARDALRIGLVDELTDLEDVATRARVWLEELLQLPRMPMLETRRIARRAVVDCLRDDRIDLERFVTGWMDPDTQAALRAMLARIGK; encoded by the coding sequence ATGTCATTGATCGACACCACCATCCACGGCCACGTCCACGAGCTGCGCCTGGCGCGGGCACCGGTCAACGCGCTGAACCCGGAGCTGTGCAACGCCATCACCCATGCACTGCGCGATGCTGTCGGCAACGGCGCGCAGGGCATCGTGCTGGCCGGCGGGCCGAAGGTGTTTTCCGCGGGGCTCGACGTGCCTTACCTGCTTTCGCTGGGCACGGACCAGGACAGCCTGCTGCAGGCATGGGCGGCCTTCTTCACCGCCGCGCGCACGCTGGCGTCCAGCCCGGTGCCGGTGGTCGCGGCGATGGCCGGGCACGCGCCGGCCGGTGGCTGCGTCCTGGCGCTGTGCTGCGACTACCGGATCATGGCCGACGGCCCGTTCCGGATCGGCTTGAACGAAACCCAGGTGGGACTGGTCGCGCCGGAAGGCATCCAGGCGCTGCTGGCGCGTGCGGTGGGCGCGCATCGCGCCGAGCGCCTGCTGGTGGCGGGCGCGATGCCGGAAGCGCGCGACGCGCTGCGCATCGGCCTGGTGGACGAGCTCACCGACCTTGAAGATGTGGCCACGCGCGCGCGCGTCTGGCTGGAGGAATTGCTGCAGCTGCCGCGCATGCCGATGCTGGAAACGCGGCGCATCGCGCGCCGCGCGGTGGTTGACTGCCTGCGCGATGACCGCATCGACCTGGAGCGCTTCGTCACCGGCTGGATGGACCCGGACACCCAGGCCGCATTGCGCGCGATGCTGGCCCGCATCGGCAAATAA